Genomic DNA from bacterium:
ATGAAGGTTTCCGATCCGATAATGTTTGGTCACGCTGTTTCTGTTTATTTCAAAGAGCCATTAGGGAAACATACACAAACTCTCAAGGAAATTGGTGCGAATGTAAACTATGGTATGATGGATATACTCGAAAAGCTGAAAAAACTTCCCGATGAAAAAAGAAAAGAAATAGAAGCGGCCATCAACAAAGTATATGAGTATCAGCCCGAACTTGCGATGGTTGATTCGAGAATAGGAAAGACAAATCTTCACGTTCCGAATGATGTGATTGTTGATGCATCAATGCCTAATGTCGTGCGTGACGGAGGAAAAATGTGGAACAGAAAAGATGAACTGCAGGATTGTATCGCAATGATTCCCGACCGCAGTTATGCAACCATGTATAAAACAATTATTGAAGACGCAAAAGAGAATGGTCAATTTGATCCCTCAACGATGGGTGCCGTTTCCAACGTTGGATTGATGGCAAAGAAAGCAGAAGAGTACGGCTCACACGACAAAACATTTGAAGCGAAGTCTAACGGTGTCATCCGCATAGTTAATGGTGAAGGCAAAATTTTATTAGAACAGCAGGTTGAAACCGGCGATATTTTCAGAATGTGCCAGGCTAAAGACGAAGCGATAAAAGACTGGGTAAAACTTGCTGTCAACAGAGCAAGAGCTTCTTCTTCGCCGGCGATTTTCTGGCTGGATGAAAACAGAGCACATGACAGAGAAATAATCGCGAAGGTAAAAAAGTATTTACCAGAACACGACACAACAGGACTTGAAATTAAAATCCTGAAACCTGTTGAAGCTATGAAATACACTCTTGAAAGAACGAGGAAAGGGCTAGATACAATTTCAGTAACAGGGAATGTTCTTCGTGATTACTTAACAGACCTCTTCCCAATTCTCGAGTTAGGCACTAGTGCGAGAATGCTTTCAATAGTCCCGCTACTTAAAGGCGGCGGATTGTTTGAAACAGGTGCCGGCGGTTCAGCGCCGAAACACGTTGAGCAATTACTGAAAGAAAATCATATCAGATGGGATTCGCTCGGTGAATATTGTGCACTTGTTCCATCTTTTGAAATGATAGCGGAGAAATCCGGAAATGAAAAAGCAAAACTGTTTGCCGAAACTCTTGACAAAGCAATACTTAAGTATCTTGAGAACGGAAGAATGCCATCACGAAAAGCAGGAGAGATTGATAACCGGGGAAGTTCATTCTATCTTTCTTTGTATTGGGCAGAAGCATTATCACAGCAAAATAAGAATGCTGAAATCAAATCTCGTTTTGAAAAAATTTATAAAGAGCTTTCTTCCAATGAAGAAAACATTATCAAGGATTTAATTTCTGTTCAGGGCAAACCGGTTGATATTGGCGGCTACTATTTGCCCGATGAGAAAAAAGCAACTGATGTTATGCGTCCGAGCACAACGTTTAACAAGATAATTGATGGGATGTAGTTAAAAGATTTAGATGACGTTTTGCAGCTTTTTGTTCAGGCGGATTTCAGAGCACAAAGTTCCAATCTTTGCGTCAACCCGCCAGAACACAAAACTCGTGTAATAGCTAGCTTATTTTGTTTATATAATTAATTGCCCATTAAAGTCAATTTTATACTTCCGGTTTTCCCAGTCGGTCGCCAAAATACAATTGTCAGTTATTATAAAATTCTCTTTGCCGTCTGATGTTGTAAAAATATCTGCACCACTAAATTGCCATATAATTTTTCCGTCCTTGTCGAGTCGGCTTATTTGAAGCTCTCCGTGAACTAAATAGTCACTTTGCAGTTTGAAAATTTGAAAGCAAGTTGCTTGGTCAGCCCGTGTTCGCCATAATAATGTCAAGTCGGGAATCGATAAGCAAAAAATAGTATTTGAGCAGCAAACTAAAAGTCTGTCATTTTCAATTATGGTCGAAGTTTCGTGAATACCTGTTCCACCACCAATAGAACCAATAACGGCACTTTTTATTAGCGTATCATTCAGAAAGGTTTTTACTCCCCAAATTG
This window encodes:
- a CDS encoding NADP-dependent isocitrate dehydrogenase, whose product is MSFKINWTKIDEAPLLASYSLLPILKSFTKGSGIEIVEKDISLAGRIIANFPDNLSQEQKIPDYLAELGELTQKSEANIIKLPNISATIPQLKAAIKELQEKGYKIPDYPEEPKTEDEKKLKERFAKVLGSAVNPVLREGNSDRRAAASVKKFAQKHPHKMMKSWPESGSKCRVAHMSQKDFFGSEKSMTLQKDDVVKIEFVDANGNLTVLKENLKLLKDEVIDAAVMNVKELRKFYAEQIEEAKKDNILLSLHLKATMMKVSDPIMFGHAVSVYFKEPLGKHTQTLKEIGANVNYGMMDILEKLKKLPDEKRKEIEAAINKVYEYQPELAMVDSRIGKTNLHVPNDVIVDASMPNVVRDGGKMWNRKDELQDCIAMIPDRSYATMYKTIIEDAKENGQFDPSTMGAVSNVGLMAKKAEEYGSHDKTFEAKSNGVIRIVNGEGKILLEQQVETGDIFRMCQAKDEAIKDWVKLAVNRARASSSPAIFWLDENRAHDREIIAKVKKYLPEHDTTGLEIKILKPVEAMKYTLERTRKGLDTISVTGNVLRDYLTDLFPILELGTSARMLSIVPLLKGGGLFETGAGGSAPKHVEQLLKENHIRWDSLGEYCALVPSFEMIAEKSGNEKAKLFAETLDKAILKYLENGRMPSRKAGEIDNRGSSFYLSLYWAEALSQQNKNAEIKSRFEKIYKELSSNEENIIKDLISVQGKPVDIGGYYLPDEKKATDVMRPSTTFNKIIDGM